The following coding sequences are from one Chloroflexota bacterium window:
- a CDS encoding ABC transporter ATP-binding protein, which translates to MAFLEARNLHKTYRLSRNNYVRALRGVDVTVEAGEMVGIMGPSGCGKSTLMHILGILHAPDLDAPPPDLAIDGTDVTVLTDRERTRIRAERMGFVFQAFNLVSTLTTVENVALPAEYAGRPRHEARTAAVEALKLVGLEDWAEHRPMELSGGQQQRAAIARALVTQPALLLADEPTGNLDSENTAEVMALLHWFNRERGQTIVLVTHDTRVSEACSRVLTMQDGVIINGRRTSVSQDGPAGISLGP; encoded by the coding sequence ATGGCATTTCTGGAAGCGCGCAATCTCCACAAGACCTACCGGCTGAGCCGCAATAACTACGTGCGAGCGCTGCGAGGCGTCGACGTGACCGTCGAGGCCGGCGAGATGGTCGGCATCATGGGGCCTTCCGGCTGCGGCAAGAGCACGTTGATGCACATTCTTGGCATCCTCCACGCACCTGACCTCGACGCCCCGCCGCCGGACCTCGCCATCGACGGGACCGACGTCACCGTGCTGACCGACCGTGAGCGCACGCGGATACGCGCAGAGCGCATGGGCTTCGTTTTCCAGGCCTTCAACCTCGTCTCGACCCTGACGACGGTGGAGAACGTCGCACTCCCGGCCGAGTACGCTGGAAGGCCCCGCCATGAAGCGCGGACCGCGGCCGTTGAGGCCCTCAAGCTCGTCGGCCTCGAGGACTGGGCCGAGCACCGGCCCATGGAACTCTCCGGCGGGCAGCAGCAACGTGCCGCCATCGCACGCGCGCTCGTTACCCAACCCGCCCTGCTGCTGGCCGACGAGCCCACCGGCAACCTCGACTCCGAGAACACGGCTGAGGTCATGGCGCTCCTGCACTGGTTCAACCGGGAGCGCGGCCAGACCATCGTCCTCGTCACCCACGACACCCGCGTCAGCGAGGCCTGCAGCCGCGTCCTCACCATGCAGGACGGCGTCATCATCAATGGGCGCCGGACTAGCGTCTCACAGGATGGACCTGCCGGTATCAGTTTGGGACCCTGA